A part of Streptomyces sp. DSM 40750 genomic DNA contains:
- a CDS encoding type II toxin-antitoxin system RelE/ParE family toxin yields MEEQWDVYLTGEVDQWLSDLEKADPDSYVLVNQAIWILASHGPAEGRPLVDRIRGSVLHNLKELRPGSAGRSEMRVLFVFDPWRCAILLVAGDKSGNWSAWYDEAIPLAERLYAEYVADRKKESGL; encoded by the coding sequence AGTGGGACGTCTACCTGACCGGCGAGGTGGATCAGTGGCTGAGCGACCTTGAGAAGGCCGACCCGGATTCGTATGTGCTCGTCAATCAGGCGATCTGGATCCTCGCCTCTCACGGACCCGCCGAAGGCCGGCCGCTGGTCGACCGGATCAGGGGTTCGGTTCTGCACAATCTCAAGGAGCTGCGTCCGGGTTCGGCGGGGCGGAGCGAGATGCGCGTCCTCTTCGTCTTCGATCCCTGGCGTTGCGCGATCCTGCTCGTGGCCGGAGACAAGTCGGGGAACTGGAGCGCCTGGTACGACGAGGCGATCCCGCTGGCCGAGCGCTTGTACGCGGAATACGTGGCTGATCGGAAGAAGGAGTCGGGGCTGTGA
- a CDS encoding helix-turn-helix domain-containing protein → MNGEIRWSVAGHRERAEELAGGRDAFLEGAQRMLAEARAWRLVDMRQERGYTQAQVAERMGVSKGRVSQIESGQVSGTDVVARYVEALGGNLVLVAVFDDGELRKVG, encoded by the coding sequence GTGAACGGAGAGATCAGGTGGTCGGTCGCCGGACACCGTGAGCGGGCCGAAGAGCTGGCCGGTGGCCGGGACGCCTTCCTGGAGGGGGCCCAGCGCATGCTCGCCGAGGCCCGCGCCTGGCGGCTGGTCGACATGCGGCAGGAGCGGGGCTACACCCAGGCCCAGGTGGCCGAGCGCATGGGTGTGAGCAAGGGCCGGGTGTCGCAGATCGAGAGCGGACAGGTCTCCGGCACGGACGTCGTGGCCAGGTACGTCGAGGCGCTGGGCGGCAACCTGGTCCTGGTCGCCGTCTTCGACGACGGGGAGTTGCGCAAGGTCGGCTGA
- a CDS encoding HD domain-containing protein, producing the protein MPPADPLADAVEPPLRPLPERAAALLRSLGAPPRLTAHLRLVHDVAYELVDWVERRYPELSFDRAAVLFGAATHDIGKTAYVGELSGPGSAHEEAGRRLLLDHGVEPELARFAGTHAAWSEPGVGIEDLLVSVADKVWKNKRVSELEDLVVARLTEATGRPAWEEFLALDDLLGSLGTGADRRLAFQAAYPVHR; encoded by the coding sequence ATGCCCCCCGCCGACCCACTGGCAGACGCCGTCGAACCGCCGCTGCGCCCGCTGCCCGAGCGAGCCGCGGCCCTGCTGCGGAGCCTCGGCGCTCCACCCCGACTCACGGCGCACCTCCGGCTCGTGCACGACGTGGCGTACGAACTGGTCGACTGGGTGGAACGGCGGTACCCGGAGCTGTCGTTCGACCGTGCGGCCGTGCTGTTCGGGGCGGCCACGCACGACATCGGGAAGACGGCGTACGTCGGTGAGTTGTCCGGGCCCGGTTCCGCGCACGAGGAGGCCGGACGCCGACTCCTGCTGGACCATGGTGTCGAGCCGGAACTGGCCAGGTTCGCGGGAACCCATGCCGCCTGGTCCGAGCCGGGGGTGGGAATCGAGGACCTGCTGGTCAGCGTGGCCGACAAGGTGTGGAAGAACAAACGGGTGTCCGAGCTCGAAGACCTCGTGGTCGCGCGGCTGACCGAGGCGACCGGCAGACCGGCCTGGGAGGAGTTCCTGGCCCTCGACGACCTGCTCGGCTCACTCGGCACCGGCGCCGACCGGCGACTGGCCTTCCAGGCGGCGTATCCCGTGCACCGGTAA
- a CDS encoding antibiotic biosynthesis monooxygenase → MRIQRGEPVTTVFTWQVRPGKEDVFEEWTLGVTRSASRFAGNEGVSWLRPEEGHRYHAVLRFSDPERLGAWLTSEERARWHERIDGVATEVSSERQSTTGMETWFDLPGTTVQAPPRWKMALTTFLGAYPFTLLIQWLVTPRTGTWPLPLRAAVFPLILLPTLTFVVMPQLSRLLRRWLYAKR, encoded by the coding sequence ATGAGAATTCAGCGCGGGGAGCCCGTCACCACCGTGTTCACCTGGCAGGTGCGGCCCGGCAAAGAGGACGTCTTCGAGGAGTGGACGCTGGGCGTGACGCGCAGCGCCTCCCGGTTCGCCGGCAACGAGGGGGTCTCCTGGCTCCGGCCGGAGGAGGGGCACCGCTACCACGCGGTGCTGCGCTTCTCCGATCCGGAGCGGCTCGGCGCCTGGCTGACCTCCGAGGAGCGGGCACGCTGGCACGAGCGCATCGACGGCGTAGCCACGGAGGTGAGCAGTGAGCGGCAGTCCACCACCGGCATGGAGACCTGGTTCGACCTGCCCGGCACTACGGTGCAGGCCCCGCCGCGCTGGAAGATGGCCCTGACGACGTTCCTCGGCGCCTACCCGTTCACCCTGCTCATCCAGTGGCTGGTGACACCACGGACCGGCACCTGGCCGCTGCCGCTGCGCGCGGCGGTCTTCCCCCTCATCCTTCTCCCGACGTTGACTTTCGTGGTCATGCCACAACTCAGCAGGCTGCTCCGGCGGTGGCTGTATGCGAAGCGGTGA